DNA from Rhipicephalus sanguineus isolate Rsan-2018 chromosome 11, BIME_Rsan_1.4, whole genome shotgun sequence:
tagctagacgattggtagcgtatttactataagtacgtgcgaacagtttctgaaaaaggcccacctgtcaacttcggcagtgctcgcacgcaggcaaccaaagcgtgcgctaccgaatcagtgaagctgaagcagatagaggaagctatttttcacaaaggcgctccctgattttcgaggggagatgtcctctcttgaaataagggtaaacaacgctataggttaagacgaatggaaCAAACACACACGGCGCatggactgcacttctaagtgtcgtatgcattccttcttttcgtcttaacttctcgcagagtttagtcttctttcagtttgatccaaggaaccagacaaatcttaatgctgtccatgtgtcttcggctcctgatatagttaattattacgatgacaatctctccacgtgctccgcaagaaagaaaatgcccaggtgatattacacactccggagaggcttagaataaatatggcttgtgttctttgcagctaaatctaaaaagcgtcaagtctcaagcatgaccagatgacaaagtgggaaagaaagggggcggggcgagggccccccccctattttttttaaccgggccctccgcacatttaatccggccctggcggcaaagctgcctttcaagctccgctacgatCGCAAATTTATTAACttgagaaaacgctggttccaacatggggatgaaagatgtggcagagttgggggctcaattaatgctgttttgggcctgaaatttgggcagggagtccgaaaaatcggacgccgaagcttttcagcatccaagatttcagatgttcttatatatcaatgtctacgaggcagatttgaaacTCCGAACTTGAagcgagcacacccttgtccaccacatcactTGGGCTTCCACTGGCATCTTTGCCaaccacgtgtaaagtgttgtcggcaacactttggttgcaccaaatcatgtacttaaatacaattcggcctctacattacGCTTCAAcccagcgaaaagaaacactttcatgttgctatctcataagactATGCTtgggaatcctctccaacttttttttctttcgcttcgaagtattcgaaaaatattctggaaatattcgagaaatattcaaaaaatattctattcgcactcacacttcaatattcaaattcgcttctcacccaaaattttgctattcgcacagctccagTATATACCACTTCCTTTAGCCTGTGGTTACGgcttgtttttacggctgccaataagctaggtaaaaTAAGCGctgctgtgcagagaaagaatgagcgggcAATAAACAAGAAGCCGACAGACATGTCTTTTgtgaaacacacaaacaaatttactgattgccgtacagctGTAGTGTATGCCGTTCCTTTCAGCTGCGactgcttctacgtaggacagacaggccgctgtgtTGACCAGAGATTAATTGAACATAAAAACTCGTTAActggaggctcaccatctaatctttacattgtcgagagtgtaaatgctcaccaaaattcgatgaatgtgcagttttacacaggcacaggaatgaagaaacgcgtctaatggttgaggcctggcatatcggtaacagtggtagtgcatgcgtgaccCAGCAGTTGATTAACTTgcgtaaagaagaaatcaaatgccagAACAGTTATCTCTTACGTAGACCACCATGTGTGCTGGATTGATAAGTATTGTCTCTTGCCTCAGCaagccttttcagttgttagactgcgtttgtgttgtcctgacttctctcgtATGTCCACACCATCTTTTAATGTGAATACGTACCAACCCTAGCTCACCTTCTGTTAATCCAATGTGTTGGAGCTACGAAGACAAAGACTAAGACATCTTGCACCCTCTTGCTGCATTATTGATGAAGACATTTCCGTGGGAAGAGATTTGGCTCGTAGgttcacaggagccttgactaccgatggCCATTTTCTGACACACAAAAAGGACGTTTTTCAtttccttggcatgcagtgttaacgctcccCACACAACAGAGACAAGAaacacatataaaatattttagtttgatttgAAAATTTCCATCGCCCACCATTCTCAAGCTAACggcaccgcaatggacattatcacgacaAGTCAACACAGAGATGCGAACTATTCATCTTGCATGAGGCCAAAATCGCTGCCAGAGttgctggacgacaattcactaatCGTAATTTACGTCCACCATGTGGAACTGAAAGTAGAAGCCAGAGCGCTGCTGATAGTACACCACGAGTTGCTGTCCCCACGTGACTTTGACCTACATCAAGCTGCGTTTATACGTCACCGTGAAACTGcctcctcgatatcgaaaccgaaagtgatTTTTTTCAAGGTAGTGgaataaaaatatattcgatgcgtTCTGTGGCacaacactctttttagggttctcaacaCCACCGTTTTTATGTACAGGAATGATGTGAAAATTACGATAATTCGTGTCAGCACTCCTTCGAGCATTTTAAGTTACCTCACCAAGCAAGAACCTGCAATTTTGCTTATGGTCTAATTTATTGTTTTCTGTGCATTTTCAAAACAAATAGGCACGAGACTGCGGTTTACCTTTTAGTTTCTCGGCAAGTTCCTTAGTGAACAGGACGTTGGCGAGCTTGCTCTGGTTGTAGGCAGTGGCAGGATCGTATTCGTTGTCCGAGTTGAGGTCAGTGAAGTTGATCTTTCCTCTTTGGTGAGCCGTGCTTGCGACATTTATCACACGACTGGGCGCAGCAGCCTTGATCTTGTCCAGCAGCAGGCTGGTCAGGCAGAAATGACCTGTTGGTTAATTAAAATGGCAAACAAGTTAATAGTAATAACAGAAGGTCACACGATCCCCAATGCATTTTCCTAAGACGCCTCGCAGGCGAAACCCCTCGTCTTTTCAGTGGATTGTATTGATCCCtcctgaaagctttctgtactCAACATGGCAATGCAGTGTCTCCGGGATCAGCCCAACTCTGACCAAGCAAAGATTTCATGTGACGAGGTCATCACacaatgattttttgcatctctcgtgttgacgccaacggttacttttcatgtttgatgaggcatttaaggctttcgctttaacaaTTTATTGGGTTTTATatgcaaaaccacaatatgattataaggcacgcagTAGCAGGGGACTGTGCATCAATTTTgactacctgaggttctttaacatacGCCTGaccctaagtacacgggtgttccggtgttttgccccattcaaatgcagccgccgagaaTGGGAATCAAACCCGCACCAGTCACTTTTTGATAAGCTATTTAGAAACTTCAAGCTTCACAAACATTAACTGCCACTTCTGAGTTTCTTCTTATTTATTCAGTGAATCTGCCGATCACCATATACTGTTAGAATGTGGTGCAGAAGCAAGTCCCGAATATCAGGAATTAAAGCTTTGCAGACGCTCCTAAGGTGCCGGAACATTCGTAAAAGGCAAAAATTGTCAACAACCCTTTCATAGCGCAAGGGTAAAAAGGAAACATCAATTTCTCAGAAAGACAGCTTCCAATTAAATCGAATATTTGTCCCGGTCTGGCATTCAAACATGGAACCAATGCCCGAGGACTTTGAATCCTGATTTGGTACAAATTTTTTCGTCACCTAGGAAGCTTTCTTGCCAATAAATCCGGCTTGAAATAATTTATGCCTCTTGCGCTGAAAATCATTTTAAGAAAAAACAACCTTCAATTCCTTTAATTTGTGCAACAGACATAGTGTGCAGTTTGAATGCCCTGTTCTAACATGCTTGCGTACAATGCAATACCTCCATTACATACAACATTTGTTATAAGCAGGTATTTGCTACATGCTGATATTGGCGAGAAACACTTCAGATTTCATTGTATTCAATCATTCGTAAGATTCAATAAGAATAGTAATTGTTCGGATTctacattccaaaaccacgatatgattataggggcgccacagtggagggctccagaaattgcgatcacctggagttttttaacgtacacgttaatctaagtacacgggactgtattatttcgcctccatcaaaatggggccgctgcaaccgggattcgatcccgtgacctttgggtcgGTAGTTAAGTACCATTCGTGAGGTTTGTGTTCGTTAATTAGGTGAAGGTTTGAGCAATCGTCGTGTTGGAGGTCGAAATCGTGAATGAGCCAGTTGCGATAAGCATAACAAGAAAATGTAAGCCCGCTTACCAAGATGGTTGACGCCAAGCTGCATTTCAAAGCCGTCCTTTGTCAGCAGCTTCGGACACCTCATGATGCCAGCATTGTTCACGAGTATATCAACCTGCTTCACACCTGTAGAAAAGAATCAGCTTCTAATTAGGTGAAAGAATACTTCCGAAACCTTCGACACCCTTGCCATGCATTGTTAATTCAGGAAATTAATAGGGCACCAGTCATTACAGCTAACAATTAATCAATATATCTTTAATATCTTCATTTCTTATTTGCTTACATGATCAGCACGGTGCTACAATGGCTCTAGAAGTTAATTACGCCGAAGAGAATTAAGTCACATGGTAGTGAGATGTTCTTTTTCTTGGCAGCAAGGTTTAATGTATGGAGAGATATACAACTGGATTTCAAGACTGTTGGGCTGGTTTGAGCGCGAAAAAAAAGACGCTGTGTCGGTATCTCAATTAGCGCGCTAACTTGATCAGTAACAATGAGTGGATAGACCaattaataatagtaataattgttggggttttaagtgccaaaaccacattacgattatgaggcatgccataatGAAGGACTCTGGATaagtttctaccacctggggttttttaacgtgaacctaaatctaagcacacgggtgttctctgCGTTAAATCGcgcccatcgaaatgtggccgccgtggccggggaaTCCAACCCGAGCCCTTGAGCTTAAGCATGCAATGTGTTTCGGCGACTGCACCCTTAACAATTTACGGTAACTGAGCGATGTTTTAGTGCGGGTAAAGCAAGCtttcttttaaatattttttgcaaGCTTGTATTAAAGATTGAGACAAAATCCGTAAGACATTTCGCCGCTATATAATTTGCGCGCACACTGCAGCAAACTTAGGAGGGGGCGGATCCGGCCCATTCCGAGTAAAATGAGAGCACTAAATTTAAACTGACCACACTTGCGAACCTCTGAGTAACGTGCATGTGACGCGAGCTGGCAAGGTAAATAACGAACAGTGTTTAAGTGCACAGTGTTTAGGACACATGGGCGCTACGTGTATCTCGCACCCGCGTGTGTCACGTGTTCTATATCCTCGTCTGGTCGTGAGCTTAAACACTATAAgtaatgtcttaccaacacgcCCATACAGCCACGTTAGTGAGCAAGGCAAACTTACCGTCATTAATTCTCTCCGCAAAGTTGCGTATCGACTCTAGAGAGGCGAGGTCCAACTCTTCGCAGACAACTCGCTTGTTCCGAGTCTGCGTCATGATTTCGGCCCTGACGCGCCGACACTTGTTGAGGTCGCGACAAGCCATGACGACGCTGGCGCCTGGAAGAAAAGATGAAGGCATGTGGCTCACAAGTAAAATATACGTGCAAGATCTTACCTCTAGTAGCAAACTCTTTAGCAGCTGCTTTGCCCAGACCGGTGTTGGCACCCGTAATTACGACCAACTTGCCGTCTAGTTTCTTGTCCGAATCGTAGCGGCACCCGCCGACGTAAtattctctgaaaaaaaaaataggatggAGAGAAACATGGGATGCTCACATCACATCCCGTCTTCGAGGTGCTCGCTAACCTGAACAGCAGTATCGCTCCCACTCCAGTGCCAACCGCGCTCAGCAAAACCACGGGCTTGGATTTTAGCAACGAAACCATGGTTTCGTGGTTTCTCGCAGCTGTAAGCGCTCGTTTCACGAGTGGACGTGCAACGCACTTGCGCTACCGCGGCCAAATATCGATTTGCCGAGCGAGCGCACGAGCGTGCGAACACGACCGTGCCGAGTCGATCAGCTGTTTATAATTGATACACCCTAGCCGCATTGcagcatctgaaaaaaaaataaaaaagtacatAAAAAGTGTAAGTTTCTAGTTAAAATAAGTATAATTTATACAAAAATACTGCTATAGGTAGTGCTTTAAGATACTCTATACTGTTACATTTATGTATGTTGACGATGTTGATAAATTAATCGAGTTAATTCAGTCGCCACATCAAGCGCGTGTGTTTTGGTAGTTTCGAAAGCGATCAGTGGTTGCAAAACAACGCTGCAGGTGTTTTTCACCATTTTGGCACCTTCAGATTTTCACACGCGCACTCACTTAGCTCGTCGAAGGCCTGCTGCTAATCCCAGATAAGTCTGATCCGGCGTTGCTGCCGAAAAAGACGAATCTGGCGGTATAAACACCGCGCTTACGCAATGTCGTAGGTTCGTGAAGACGCCGAGTCTCATTGATCCAGCTGTGAAAGCAGGAACCAAACAGTCATGGCTGGGCTGTCGGTCACTCTCACAAAGGACCGTACGTTTCCCGTCAACTTCACCTGCCAGAGATGCTGTCAGCCTCTCCGACTCGACGCGTCTTTCTCGTCCATCGACGAGCAAACCTTGTCTGAGCTTTCGGAGCCGATGCTGAGTCAGTCGGACCCCGTCGAGCTATGCGGTCCTTCACCAGCGGTCCACTACCGAGTCCCCGAGGAAGGCGTCTCACGTCGCGCGGTCGAACCTCTACGCTTCGTCGAGAGCGGCAACGGCTTCATGTTGGTGGGCGAAAGCGCGGCCGTCGTGGACACGACCATCAGCCACAGGCTAGACGTCGAGACGCGCTTGTTCGAGCTGATGACGAATCAGTCGGCGGTCGACTACCCCATCTGCGAGGAGTGCACGGATAACCTTCTGGACCAGATGGAGAGACAGCTGGACCTGGCGGAAGACGAGTGCAAGGACTACAAGAAGTACCTCGAACAGCTCACAAACGGCGAGGATGAAGTGGTCAACTTGGACGATTTGGACGCCGAGTTCCGAAAGCTGGAACAGGAGGAACGCGAACTCCTGGAGGCCGTCGAGAAGATCGAGAAGGAACGCGGCGAGGTCGCGAACGAGCGCAAGCAGCTCGCCGATCGGCTGGAACGTCTGCGAGCCGACGAAGACCGCTACTGGCGCGAATACTCGGATCTGAACCGTCAGCTGATGCAGTGCTCCGACGACCACGCCAGCGTCGAACGCCAACTCAAGTACTCGGAGAACAAGCTGAGTCAGCTGCACAAGACGAACGTGTTCAACGCGACCTTCCACATCTGGCACAACGGACACTTCGGCACCATCAACAATTTCCGACTAGGTCGACTCCCCAACGTTCCCGTCGAGTGGTCCGAGATCAACATGGCGTGGGGTCAGACGGTGCTCCTGCTCCACTCGTTGGCCGAGAAGATGGAGATGACCTTCCTGAGGTACCGGCTGGTACCCTTCGGGAACCACTCGTACCTGATGTGCCTGGAGGACCCGACCCGGGAACTGCCCCTGTACTTCGCCGGCGGCTTCAAGTTCCTGTGGGACACCAAGTTCGATCACGCCATGGTGGCGTTCCTCGACTGCCTGCAGCAGTTCAAGGAACAGGTGAGCAGTGCTTGCGCGGTCACTGTTTGATTGCATTAAcagatccgccacggtggtctagtggctatggtgctcgatgGCTGCCCCAAaagtcgcgcgatcgaatcccggccgccacggccgcattttcgatagcacttagatttaggtgcatgtgaaagaacaccagatggtcgaaatttctggagccctccactacggggtccctcgtaatcgtatcgtggttttgggacgtaaaatcccaacactTATTATATTATTGTATTAACAGTGCTATGAAAGAGGTTAGTTCATGGCTCTTCGTACTTCTTAATGCGTACTTACATGTCACTTACAAAACAGCAAGAACGGGCACAAGAAACACATACATACAAATGGTTGCCTATTGTGCTAGAGCGTTACTAACAAAACAACAACAGGGCCAACAAACAGGTACAGGCAAACTTGCACTCGGCTGTGCTGTACATGACTTGCTAGTAACACGCTAGCACACAATAAGCAACTGTCTCGCTTGTTGGCAGCTCTCACTATCGCTCCCTGAAGGTTTGTAAACAGGGGACACCATTTAT
Protein-coding regions in this window:
- the LOC119374149 gene encoding retinol dehydrogenase 13, with translation MVSLLKSKPVVLLSAVGTGVGAILLFREYYVGGCRYDSDKKLDGKLVVITGANTGLGKAAAKEFATRGASVVMACRDLNKCRRVRAEIMTQTRNKRVVCEELDLASLESIRNFAERINDGVKQVDILVNNAGIMRCPKLLTKDGFEMQLGVNHLGHFCLTSLLLDKIKAAAPSRVINVASTAHQRGKINFTDLNSDNEYDPATAYNQSKLANVLFTKELAEKLKGTGVSVFAVHPGIVNTDITRYMGIASSWTATLFAKPLLWLFAKTPQQGVQGIMYCALSDGLEEHSGKYFCNCKVTAPNPIAEDKIASSWLWAVSERWTGVS
- the LOC119374146 gene encoding beclin-1; its protein translation is MAGLSVTLTKDRTFPVNFTCQRCCQPLRLDASFSSIDEQTLSELSEPMLSQSDPVELCGPSPAVHYRVPEEGVSRRAVEPLRFVESGNGFMLVGESAAVVDTTISHRLDVETRLFELMTNQSAVDYPICEECTDNLLDQMERQLDLAEDECKDYKKYLEQLTNGEDEVVNLDDLDAEFRKLEQEERELLEAVEKIEKERGEVANERKQLADRLERLRADEDRYWREYSDLNRQLMQCSDDHASVERQLKYSENKLSQLHKTNVFNATFHIWHNGHFGTINNFRLGRLPNVPVEWSEINMAWGQTVLLLHSLAEKMEMTFLRYRLVPFGNHSYLMCLEDPTRELPLYFAGGFKFLWDTKFDHAMVAFLDCLQQFKEQVSKMDSNFCLPYRIDKGKIEDSNTGQSCSIKIQFNSEEQWTKALKFMLTNLKWGLAWVSAHFAAREAGS